ACTCCGGCCATGGTCAAGGCTGTGTTCGACGAACTGAAAAAACAGACGCCGAAAAACAAATTCACCGTCGGCATCAACGACGACGTCAGCCACACCAGCTTGGCGTATGATCCCGGCTTCAAGATCGAAGGTGATGATGTGGTGCGTGCCATCTTTTACGGACTCGGCTCCGACGGCACGGTGGGCGCCAATAAAAATTCGATCAAGATCATCGGCGAAGAGACCGATCATTTCACTCAGGGTTACTTTGTCTATGATTCCAAAAAAGCGGGCACTGTGACCGTCTCCCATCTGCGCTTTGGACCGCGGCCGATCCACTCCACCTACCTGATCGACAGTGCCAATTTTATCGCCTGTCATCAGCAGGTGTTCATCGAGAAATTCAATGTGCTGGAAAAAGCGGCGCCGGGCTCCACATTTCTCCTGAACACGCTGGAGAGCAAAGACACGGTCTGGGATTCCCTGCCGCGCGAGCTGCAGCAGGAGATGATCGAGAAAAAGATAAAGTTCTACGTCATCGACGCCTACAAGGTGGCCAAGGACACCGGTATGGGCGTGCGCATCAATACCATCATGCAGACTTGTTTCTTCGCCATCTCTGGTGTTTTGGAGCGTGATCAGGCCATCAAGATGATCAAAAACAGCATCAAAAAGACCTATGGTAAAAAGGGCGAACAGGTGGTGCAGCAGAACTTTGCCGCTGTGGATCACACCCTGGCTCATCTCTTTGAGGTCAAGGTACCGGACAAGGTGACCAGCACGCGGCTGATGCCCAAATTGATCCCTGATGAGGCGCCCGAGTTCATCAAAGATGTGGTCGCTAAGGTGTTGGCCAATCACGGAGACGATGTGCCTGTGAGCGCCCTGCCGGTGGACGGCACTTTTGCCAGCGGCACCACTCGATGGGAAAAGCGCAACATCGCCTTGGAAATTCCGGTCTGGGATCCGGAGGTTTGCATTCAGTGCGGCAAATGTTCATTGGTCTGTCCTCATGCCGCCATTCGGCAGCAGGCCTACGATCCCAAGCATCTGAAGGATGCGCCGCCCACCTTCAAGAGCGCCGATTCCCGCGGCAAAGATTTTCCCGCCGGATGGAAATACACCATTCAGGTGGCGCCCGAGGATTGCACAGGCTGTACGCTGTGCGTAGAGGCTTGCCCGGCGAAGAACAAACTGGAACCGGCCAAGAAAGCCATCAACATGGCGCCTCAACCGCCTATCCGTGAACAAGAGCGGGACAACTACAAGTTCTTTCTCAATCTGCCTGTTCTGGATCGCGGCCAGATTAAAGTGGCTTCGGTGAAAGGTTCGCAGTTTTTAACCCCGCTGTTCGAGTACTCGGGAGCGTGCGCCGGCTGTGGCGAAACGCCTTATGTCAAATTGCTCACTCAGCTGTTCTGCGACCGCGCCATCATTTCCAATGCCACCGGCTGCTCTTCCATCTACAGCGGCAATCTGCCGACCTTTCCTTATACCTTCAACCAGGACGGCCGCGGCCCGGCATGGAGCAACAGCCTGTTTGAGGACAATGCGGAATTCGGTTTCGGCTATCGGCTGACGATCGACAAACACACCGAGTTCGCCCATGAGCTGGCTAAAAAGCTGGCTGCCGAGATTGGAGAGGAACTGGTGACCGCTCTCACCACCGCGGATCAGAGCTCAGAAGCCGGCATCGCTGAACAACGCAAACGCGTGCAGGCTCTGAAGGAGAAATTGGCCGGCAGCAAATCCCAGGAAGCGAAACATCTGCTGTCGCTGGCGGACATGTTCGTAAAAAAGAGCGTGTGGATCGTCGGCGGCGACGGTTGGGCCTATGACATCGGCTACGGCGGATTGGATCATGTGCTGGCGTCCGGACGCAACATCAATGTGTTGGTGCTGGACACCGAGGTGTACTCCAACACCGGCGGTCAGATGTCCAAATCCACGCCGTTGGGGGCGGTCGCCAAGTTCGCCGCCGCTGGAAAACCGCTGCCGAAAAAAGACATGGGTATGATTTTTATGACCTACGGCAACATCTATGTCGCCCGGACCGCCATGGGCTTTAACGATCTGCAGACGGTGCGTGCGTTCATCGAAGCCGACGCCTATGACGGACCATCCATCATCATGGCCTACAGCCACTGTATCGCCCATGGCATCGCCATGCACAAGGGCATGGAGGAACAGAAAGCCGCGGTAGAATCCGGCCATTATATTTTGTTCCGCTATAATCCGATGCTGGCGGCCCAGGGTCAGAATCCGCTCAAGCTGGATTCCAAGGCGCCGGCCATCAAGTACGAGGATTTCGCTTATCGGGAAACCCGCTTCAAGATGCTGACCAAGAGCATGCCCGACCGCGCCAAGAGCCTTCTGCAGCAGGCCCAGGCGTCGATTCACAGCCGCTGGAACATGTATGAAGGATGGGCGGCTATGAAGTACGGCGAGGGCGAGGAAAAGAAAGCGGAATAATCGGCGGAATTTAAATTTTCAGAAAGGACTCGGATATGGATTTATCAACCACCTATATGGGTTTGACTCTTAAAAATCCGCTAGTGCCTTCGGCCTCACCGCTCTCCAAAGATTTGGACGGCATCAAACGGCTGGAGGACGCCGGCGCCGGCGCGGTTGTGTTATACTCCATTTTTGAAGAGCAGATCTCCTTTGAAGCGGAGGAGCTGGATCATTTTTTGACTCAGGGAACGGACAGTTTCGCGGAAGCGCTCAGCTATTTTCCGCAGACCAGCGAGTTCAACCTGGGGCCGGATGAATATCTGGAGCACATTCGCAAAGCCAAGGCGGCGACCAACATTCCCATCATCGCCAGTCTCAACGGCATGACCACCGGCGGCTGGATCGATTATGCGAAAAAAATGGAGCAAGCCGGCGCCGATGCTCTGGAATTGAATATCTATTTTCTTGCAGCGGATGCCACACAGGACAGCGCCACCATCGAGCAGACTTATGTGGACATATTCAAGGCGGTCAAGGCCGGGGTGAAAATTCC
This is a stretch of genomic DNA from bacterium. It encodes these proteins:
- the nifJ gene encoding pyruvate:ferredoxin (flavodoxin) oxidoreductase; translation: MARRMISVDGNEAAALVAHKINEVIAIYPITPSSPMGEWADEYSAKGMKNIWGTIPLVTELQSEGGASGAVHGALQTGALTTTFTASQGLLLMIPNMFKIAGELTATTFHVTARTVATHALSIFGDHSDVMAVRSTGWGLLSSNSLQEVHDFALIAQAAALKARVPFVHFFDGFRTSHEVQKIEELSEDDLRHMIDDELVFAHRSRALSPDRPVLRGSAQNPDIFFQARETINPYYEACPAIMQEMMDRFAKRVGRSYHLFDYVGAPDAERIIILMGSGAEAVQETVEYLQPKGEKIGVLKVRLFRPFSVDHLLQALPKTVKAIAVLDRTKEPGAVGEPLYQDVVTGFGEAMILGKLPVAMPRVIGGRYGLSSKEFTPAMVKAVFDELKKQTPKNKFTVGINDDVSHTSLAYDPGFKIEGDDVVRAIFYGLGSDGTVGANKNSIKIIGEETDHFTQGYFVYDSKKAGTVTVSHLRFGPRPIHSTYLIDSANFIACHQQVFIEKFNVLEKAAPGSTFLLNTLESKDTVWDSLPRELQQEMIEKKIKFYVIDAYKVAKDTGMGVRINTIMQTCFFAISGVLERDQAIKMIKNSIKKTYGKKGEQVVQQNFAAVDHTLAHLFEVKVPDKVTSTRLMPKLIPDEAPEFIKDVVAKVLANHGDDVPVSALPVDGTFASGTTRWEKRNIALEIPVWDPEVCIQCGKCSLVCPHAAIRQQAYDPKHLKDAPPTFKSADSRGKDFPAGWKYTIQVAPEDCTGCTLCVEACPAKNKLEPAKKAINMAPQPPIREQERDNYKFFLNLPVLDRGQIKVASVKGSQFLTPLFEYSGACAGCGETPYVKLLTQLFCDRAIISNATGCSSIYSGNLPTFPYTFNQDGRGPAWSNSLFEDNAEFGFGYRLTIDKHTEFAHELAKKLAAEIGEELVTALTTADQSSEAGIAEQRKRVQALKEKLAGSKSQEAKHLLSLADMFVKKSVWIVGGDGWAYDIGYGGLDHVLASGRNINVLVLDTEVYSNTGGQMSKSTPLGAVAKFAAAGKPLPKKDMGMIFMTYGNIYVARTAMGFNDLQTVRAFIEADAYDGPSIIMAYSHCIAHGIAMHKGMEEQKAAVESGHYILFRYNPMLAAQGQNPLKLDSKAPAIKYEDFAYRETRFKMLTKSMPDRAKSLLQQAQASIHSRWNMYEGWAAMKYGEGEEKKAE
- a CDS encoding dihydroorotate dehydrogenase-like protein, which produces MDLSTTYMGLTLKNPLVPSASPLSKDLDGIKRLEDAGAGAVVLYSIFEEQISFEAEELDHFLTQGTDSFAEALSYFPQTSEFNLGPDEYLEHIRKAKAATNIPIIASLNGMTTGGWIDYAKKMEQAGADALELNIYFLAADATQDSATIEQTYVDIFKAVKAGVKIPVSVKLSPFFSSITAMTKKLDAAGVDALVLFNRFYQPDIDLEKLEVKPGVVLSSSNDLRLPLRWIA